One window from the genome of Anopheles coluzzii chromosome X, AcolN3, whole genome shotgun sequence encodes:
- the LOC120953117 gene encoding uncharacterized protein LOC120953117 encodes MVANRRLLLAGGLLCLFALLLVMGEADGFRLREHGQEEGLAVVKRKVAPRGKGDAPWSAVTRKPWPVKDDDDEDDEDEEEEDEEEEDEEETEEQAAIRRATQQRLLRARHGLKSRDKRPVAAASERRETVRGRGDAAAAATADNDDDDEDEVAEAEPRSIFNLFGLLGSRQRTDSDDERRTIDDDHDDDDEKETRQHTKEKQREPVRTARKGQEPADEASWLEGLKRALETVLKPAADDHAAKAEASDGGLLRWVQSFRADPDRKEQDNPIINLLASWLASADGGADSQEEIRFRPIGSYADDGEADADDGNAPPRQRGRPRTAPDSKLVQLLNHSPIASLFHPAELPAEPPVEAGPKRTKRSAADGPARVVKQRIAISPEDFEQLLLRVPSFVPDYTRVRGAECRRQGEIFERQLRGKRLWALQMIDASARLASGLLRGNANQLGDFDLCTGIATRVRVREDELVRLRGKYCLAHVDVVAEDAELRVPVHLLQGGGFVKSTLNDPDHFLPRFTTINWGICLPAACSFEDAGSIVQHFVRPYNSTGIKLFLELEEANCHVRQVRTWSRLLKDHWQLVAVFGFYTFVAVVTLVATLNDYEIFIKIEPPSAQDSPLDPPERRTTNAFHQTLMAFSLKQTLPQLFGAAGGASDDHLPCLDGLKALAGAALFLALRLVPLGYQPFTNRNEFTDSFNAPWSVAVRLLMLYADVFLVVSGFLAAYRMVREYRERARVSWFKRIAGRYLRLVFPLVPVLMFYAWVWEHLGSGPQWGDVVTKNANLCKHGYLSNLLFMHNWYPIEETCAPHTFQLAIEMQLSVLAPFLLVILVRSPFYGTAAYVLLSALSTAIRFAATTEDRLAPYVFHGVRLTQLYRTLNLSFAETLHRLTPYLAGFGLGYLLQEVGRSRPERGVRYAGWLGAAVALLWCVCFPLDIVRKDFRYEPADAAQFAALAPLSWSVGLCWTIYYCLTEPASLLNRLLSSRPLVCLGRLTYSLTLVQFLVFFYFAGTTRGTSVFSFAGYVHRTEVCIALGAALALTLLFDLPIQNVKRLLDQYGVFEGLEVRPSVQPQQQPAVETEPVAEPEPEKSEPTEGAASEGAAPEQADFVSPFDDQEEEDEGIWLRKRTAAAVQEPTAPEEDFWAQSSEPEVQEEAAPKQSAMEPESPSATNPKEEEPEQEEEEEEEEEEEEEEEEEEEEEEEEIDEEKEVKRRPATNGASWSRP; translated from the exons ATGGTGGCGAACcgacggctgctgctggcgggcgGGCTGCTCTGCCTGTTcgccctgctgctggtgatgggcGAGGCGGACGGGTTCCGGCTGCGCGAGCACGGCCAGGAGGAGGGGCTCGCGGTGGTGAAGCGCAAGGTAGCGCCCCGCGGCAAAGGTGACGCACCGTGGTCGGCGGTGACGCGCAAACCCTGGCCAGTGaaggacgatgacgacgaggacgacgaggatgaggaggaagaagatgaggaggaggaggatgaggaggaaaCGGAGGAGCAGGCCGCCATCCGGAGAGCGACCCAGCAGCGGCTGCTCCGCGCCCGGCACGGGCTGAAGAGCCGCGACAAGCGCCCGGTGGCCGCCGCGAGCGAACGGAGGGAGACGGTGCGCGGTCGGGGCgatgctgccgccgccgccaccgccgacaacgacgacgacgatgaggatGAAGTAGCCGAAGCCGAGCCGCGCTCTATTTTTAACCTGTTCGGGTTGCTTGGCTCAAGGCAGCGCACCGACAGCGATGACGAGCGACGAACCATCGatgacgaccacgacgacgatgacgagaAAGAGACGCGCCAGCACACGAAGGAGAAGCAGCGGGAGCCGGTGCGGACCGCCCGGAAGGGGCAAGAGCCGGCCGACGAGGCGAGCTGGCTGGAAGGGTTGAAGCGCGCACTCGAGACGGTGCTGAAGCCGGCGGCCGACGACCATGCGGCGAAGGCGGAAGCGTCGGACGGTGGGCTGCTGCGGTGGGTGCAATCGTTCCGTGCCGATCCCGACCGGAAGGAGCAGGACAACCCGATCATCAACCTGCTCGCCAGCTGGCTCGCCTCGGCGGACGGGGGGGCCGACTCGCAGGAAGAGATTCGCTTCCGGCCCATCGGCTCGTACGCCGACGACGGTGAGGCGGACGCGGACGACGGCAACGCCCCGCCCCGGCAGCGCGGCCGGCCCAGGACCGCGCCCGACTCGAAGCTGGTCCAGCTGCTCAACCACAGCCCGATCGCGTCCCTCTTCCATCCGGCCGAGCTGCCGGCCGAGCCGCCGGTCGAGGCGGGCCCGAAGCGCACCAAGCGTTCGGCCGCCGACGGGCCGGCCCGGGTCGTGAAGCAGCGCATCGCCATCTCGCCGGAGGACttcgagcagctgctgctgcgcgtgCCCTCCTTCGTGCCGGACTACACGCGGGTCCGGGGGGCCGAGTGCCGCCGGCAGGGCGAAATCTTCGAGCGGCAGCTGCGGGGCAAGCGGCTCTGGGCGCTGCAGATGATCGATGCCAGCGCGCGGCTCGCCTCCGGGCTGCTGCGCGGCAACGCCAACCAGCTCGGCGACTTCGACCTGTGCACCGGCATCGCGACGCGCGTGCGGGTGCGCGAGGACGAGCTGGTGCGGCTGCGCGGCAAGTACTGTCTCGCCCACGTGGACGTGGTGGCGGAGGATGCCGAGCTGCGCGTCCCGGTGCATCTGCTCCAGGGCGGCGGGTTCGTCAAGAGTACGCTCAACGAT CCGGACCACTTCCTGCCTCGCTTTACCACGATCAACTGGGGCATCTGTTTGCCGGCCGCCTGCTCGTTCGAGGACGCGGGCAGCATCGTGCAGCACTTCGTGCGGCCGTACAACTCCACCGGCATCAAGCTGTTCCTCGAGCTGGAGGAGGCGAACTGTCACGTCCGCCAGGTGCGCACCTGGTCCCGGCTGCTCAAGGACCACTGGCAGCTGGTAGCCGTGTT TGGCTTCTACACGTTCGTGGCCGTGGTAACGCTGGTCGCGACGCTGAACGACTACGAAATCTTCATCAAGATTGAGCCACCGTCCGCGCAGGACTCGCCGCTCGATCCGCCCGAGCGCCGCACGACGAACGCGTTCCACCAGACGCTGATGGCGTTCTCGCTCAAGCAGACGCTGCCGCAGCTGTTCGGGGCGGCCGGCGGGGCGTCCGACGACCATCTGCCCTGCCTGGACGGGCTGAAGGCGCTGGCCGGCGCTGCCCTCTTCCTAGCGCTGCGGCTCGTCCCGCTCGGCTACCAGCCGTTCACCAACCGGAACGAGTTCACCGACAGCTTCAACGCACCGTGGAGCGTCGCGGTccggctgctgatgctgtaCGCGGACGTGTTTCTGGTGGTGAGCGGCTTCCTCGCCGCCTACCGCATGGTGCGGGAGTACCGCGAGCGGGCCCGCGTCTCCTGGTTCAAGCGCATCGCCGGCCGGTACCTCAG GCTGGTGTTCCCGCTCGTGCCGGTGCTGATGTTCTACGCCTGGGTCTGGGAGCACCTCGGCAGCGGACCGCAGTGGGGCGACGTGGTGACGAAGAACGCGAACCTCTGCAAGCACGGCTACCTCAGCAATCTGCTCTTCATGCACAACTGGTACCCGATCGAGGAGACG tGCGCTCCGCACACCTTCCAGCTGGCGATCGAGATGCAGCTGAGCGTGCTGGCCCCCTTCCTGCTGGTGATACTGGTGCGCAGCCCGTTCTACGGGACCGCCGCCTACGTCCTGCTGAGTGCGCTCTCAACCGCGATCCGCTTTGCCGCGACGACCGAGGACCGGCTGGCCCCGTACGTGTTCCACGGCGTCCGGCTGACGCAGCTCTACCGCACGCTCAACCTGTCCTTCGCCGAGACGCTGCACCGCCTGACGCCCTACCTGGCCGGGTTCGGGCTCGGCTACCTGCTGCAGGAGGTGGGCCGGTCGCGCCCGGAGCGCGGCGTCCGGTACGCCGGCTGGCTCGGGGCCGCGGTCGCCCTGCTCTGGTGCGTCTGCTTCCCGCTCGACATCGTGCGCAAGGACTTCCGGTACGAGCCGGCCGACGCGGCCCAGTTTGCCGCCCTCGCACCGCTCTCCTGGTCGGTCGGGCTTTGCTGGACCATCTACTACTGTCTGACCGAGCCGGCCAGCCTGCTCAACCGGCTGCTCAGCTCCCGGCCGCTGGTCTGTCTCGGGCGGCTCACCTACTCGCTCACGCTCGTGCAGTTTCTCGTGTTCTTCTACTTCGCCGGCACGACGCGCGGCACGAGCGTGTTCAGCTTCGCCGGGTACGTGCACCGGACGGAGGTGTGCATTGCGCTCGGAGCGGCCCTCGCCCTCACGCTGCTGTTCGATCTGCCCATCCAGAACGTGAAGCGGCTGCTCGACCAGTACGGTGTGTTCGAGGGGCTGGAGGTGCGGCCGTCGGTgcaaccacagcagcagccggcggTTGAGACCGAGCCGGTGGCGGAGCCAGAGCCCGAAAAGAGTGAACCGACGGAGGGAGCGGCGTCGGAGGGAGCGGCACCGGAGCAAGCGGACTTTGTGAGCCCGTTCGACGATCAGGAGGAGGAAGATGAGGGCATCTGGCTGCGCAAGCGTACGGCCGCGGCGGTGCAGGAGCCGACCGCTCCGGAGGAGGACTTCTGGGCCCAGAGCTCCGAGCCGGAGGTGCAGGAGGAGGCAGCTCCGAAGCAGAGCGCAATGGAGCCCGAATCACCGTCCGCGACGAACCCGAAGGAGGAAGAGCctgagcaggaggaggaggaggaggaggaggaggaagaggaagaagaggaagaggaagaggaggaggaagaggaggaggagatcgACGAGGAGAAGGAGGTGAAGCGACGCCCCGCCACCAACGGTGCCAGCTGGTCCCGCCCGTAG